The following coding sequences lie in one Magnetococcus sp. PR-3 genomic window:
- a CDS encoding CBS domain-containing protein, which translates to MSHHDHKPMKVRDRMIGNVITLTPTSSLRDGMRAMTSQSHSAPGFAVVLQDMVPTGLATEFDFLKWIVQGRDPDTTKIGEMRLSRPHIVHEETPVQELLDLYSRRRFRRFPVLNEEEILIGAINEKQILASLPRTDLLKQFRAMDVVRKPIPMLSPGIQYREVAQKMFAWHRGCALVVDAGILIGIVTERDLMNLRLREDWSPEWLLDHFMRRKPVSIDPGRTLDEVMEIFMETDHRRLPIADMDGTFHGMISMTDVINAMASNLRSHQAVLNPESVPDPAVWILPEGEHTILAFNEKGKKLLGLTEAAIKDQSITANHLVKDKEIWPALYTLLTHCGEIRKIQIPAVTTEGEERKVLSRIRLVKTPSGEERIFWAIQENDDDDY; encoded by the coding sequence ATGAGCCATCACGACCACAAGCCCATGAAGGTGCGCGACCGAATGATCGGAAACGTCATCACCCTGACCCCTACCTCCAGCTTACGGGACGGTATGCGGGCCATGACCAGCCAATCCCACTCGGCACCCGGTTTTGCCGTGGTGTTGCAGGATATGGTACCGACAGGGCTGGCCACAGAGTTTGACTTTCTAAAATGGATTGTGCAGGGACGCGATCCCGATACCACCAAGATTGGGGAAATGCGTCTCTCCCGCCCCCATATTGTCCATGAAGAGACCCCGGTACAGGAGCTGTTGGATCTTTACAGCCGTCGCCGGTTCCGTCGTTTCCCGGTACTCAATGAGGAAGAGATCCTTATTGGGGCGATTAATGAAAAACAGATTCTGGCCTCCCTACCCCGCACAGATCTACTCAAACAGTTCCGTGCTATGGATGTGGTCCGTAAGCCGATCCCCATGCTCTCCCCTGGTATTCAATATCGGGAAGTAGCCCAAAAGATGTTCGCCTGGCACCGCGGCTGCGCGCTGGTGGTAGATGCTGGTATTTTAATCGGCATTGTCACCGAGCGGGACTTGATGAACCTGCGCCTGAGAGAAGATTGGTCACCGGAGTGGTTATTGGATCATTTCATGCGCCGCAAGCCGGTCTCTATTGATCCAGGTCGTACCCTGGATGAGGTGATGGAGATCTTTATGGAGACCGACCATCGCCGCCTACCAATTGCCGATATGGATGGCACCTTCCACGGCATGATCAGCATGACCGATGTGATCAACGCCATGGCCAGTAATCTACGCAGCCATCAGGCGGTGCTAAACCCTGAGAGCGTACCCGACCCGGCCGTTTGGATTTTGCCAGAAGGGGAACACACCATTTTGGCCTTTAACGAAAAGGGCAAAAAACTTTTGGGGCTAACTGAAGCTGCGATTAAGGATCAGAGCATCACCGCCAACCACCTGGTCAAGGATAAGGAAATTTGGCCTGCCCTCTATACCCTGCTGACACACTGTGGTGAAATCCGTAAAATCCAGATACCGGCCGTCACCACAGAGGGCGAGGAAAGAAAAGTTTTGTCCCGTATTCGACTGGTCAAAACCCCCTCTGGTGAAGAGCGGATCTTCTGGGCTATCCAGGAAAATGATGATGATGACTACTGA
- a CDS encoding KdsC family phosphatase — protein sequence MDEALLKRLKEIRLVALDVDGVLTDGGIYYGNQGEELKRFYVQDGLGIRLMLDAGIHVGLITARQSQLVARRGAELKMSFVHQGVKEKWGCLREEMTRLGVEPSQCAYMGDDLIDLSILTRVGVSTTPADGHMAVQERVDWVAPKPGGAGAVRALSDVVLQTQGVWDTIMARMIG from the coding sequence ATGGATGAAGCACTGTTGAAGCGGTTAAAAGAGATCCGTCTGGTCGCGTTGGATGTCGATGGGGTGCTCACCGATGGGGGGATCTATTATGGTAACCAGGGTGAAGAGCTAAAGCGCTTTTATGTGCAAGATGGCCTGGGTATTCGCTTAATGTTGGATGCGGGCATTCATGTCGGCTTAATTACCGCTCGGCAGTCCCAGTTGGTGGCACGCCGGGGTGCTGAGCTGAAAATGAGTTTTGTGCATCAAGGTGTTAAAGAGAAGTGGGGCTGTTTGCGTGAGGAGATGACACGGCTGGGGGTTGAACCCAGTCAGTGCGCCTATATGGGGGATGATCTGATCGATCTGTCCATTCTGACCCGTGTTGGTGTGTCTACAACCCCGGCTGATGGTCATATGGCGGTTCAGGAACGGGTGGATTGGGTGGCGCCTAAACCCGGTGGGGCTGGTGCCGTGCGGGCACTGTCGGATGTAGTGCTGCAAACCCAAGGTGTGTGGGATACTATTATGGCGAGAATGATCGGGTAG
- a CDS encoding KpsF/GutQ family sugar-phosphate isomerase yields MLDRARQTMQLEAEAILEMRDRIGSEFEKAVNLILSCRGRVVVTGMGKSGIIGHKIAATLASTGTPSLYLHPGEGIHGDLGMVTEHDCVIALSNSGETAETLALLPVIKRIGASMIAIVGRMDSTMARQSDVALDASVTREACPLNLAPTTSTTTALAMGDALAVVLLEARGFDESQFALFHPGGALGRKLLLTVRELMHKGAELPRVQRQTLVKEALWEMTSKRLGLTAVLEEDERLCGIITDGDLRRQLEDHPADLMHLKAEQIMTVNPKTISVDALAAQAVHDMESRSITALVVVDGDKMVGIIHLHDLLRAGVV; encoded by the coding sequence ATGCTGGATAGAGCACGGCAAACCATGCAGTTGGAGGCAGAGGCGATCTTGGAGATGCGTGATCGCATCGGCAGTGAGTTTGAAAAAGCGGTGAATCTTATTCTCTCCTGTCGCGGTCGGGTTGTGGTAACCGGTATGGGTAAATCGGGCATCATTGGTCATAAGATTGCGGCAACTCTGGCCTCAACCGGTACGCCCTCTCTCTATCTTCACCCTGGTGAGGGGATCCATGGAGATCTGGGAATGGTGACCGAGCACGATTGTGTCATCGCACTCTCCAACAGTGGTGAAACCGCAGAGACCTTGGCCCTGTTGCCGGTGATCAAGCGTATTGGTGCCTCCATGATCGCCATTGTAGGCCGTATGGACTCCACCATGGCTCGGCAAAGTGATGTCGCGTTGGATGCCTCGGTCACCCGTGAAGCGTGCCCGCTTAATTTGGCCCCGACCACCTCCACCACGACCGCTTTGGCGATGGGGGATGCGCTGGCTGTGGTGTTGTTGGAAGCCAGAGGTTTTGATGAATCGCAATTTGCCCTGTTCCATCCCGGTGGTGCCCTGGGCCGTAAACTGCTGCTTACGGTGCGGGAGTTGATGCATAAAGGGGCGGAACTGCCCCGTGTTCAACGGCAGACACTGGTTAAAGAGGCGCTGTGGGAAATGACCTCTAAACGGCTGGGTTTGACCGCGGTTTTGGAAGAGGATGAGCGACTTTGTGGCATTATTACCGATGGTGATCTCCGTCGCCAGCTGGAGGACCACCCGGCTGACCTCATGCATCTTAAAGCTGAGCAGATTATGACGGTGAACCCAAAGACCATCTCTGTGGATGCCTTGGCGGCTCAGGCTGTTCATGATATGGAGTCCCGTTCCATTACCGCATTGGTGGTGGTGGATGGCGATAAGATGGTGGGGATTATCCATCTCCATGATCTGCTTCGTGCTGGTGTGGTATAA
- a CDS encoding CoA-binding protein, translating to MPIMNDDQMVDMLKTSKTIAVVGLSPKPDRASNMVAAYMQRHGYTIIPIRPGIDEVLGEKAYATLEDIPSDIQVDIVDVFRRAEQTPEVCEAAVNIGAKHVWIQLGIANEDSMAICDKAGIPATQDLCLKIEHARLQSQL from the coding sequence ATGCCCATCATGAATGACGACCAGATGGTCGATATGTTAAAGACCAGCAAGACCATCGCCGTGGTAGGTTTAAGCCCCAAACCGGATCGTGCGTCCAACATGGTTGCTGCCTATATGCAGCGCCATGGCTATACCATCATCCCCATTCGCCCGGGTATTGATGAGGTGTTGGGTGAAAAAGCCTATGCCACACTGGAAGATATTCCCAGTGATATCCAGGTGGATATTGTCGATGTTTTCCGCCGTGCTGAGCAGACCCCTGAGGTGTGCGAAGCAGCGGTTAACATTGGAGCCAAACATGTCTGGATCCAACTTGGCATTGCCAATGAGGATTCCATGGCCATCTGTGACAAAGCGGGCATCCCAGCCACACAAGATCTTTGCCTAAAGATTGAACATGCCCGTTTGCAGTCCCAGCTTTAA
- a CDS encoding LptA/OstA family protein: protein MAKQWIVATWMAFICTLCLVPMSHAQQGALTISADQLEMNDVKQIAIFKGNVHAEEGAMQLFSDRMSVRYRPSKPGSNKQDRIREILATGNVVLRQGEHIGRADVAKYNVKGRSLILEGKKRTAVVQRNKDRLEGQKILLQMDENRQIKNVKVEGGRRGRVSAVITPDGDIKPQERP, encoded by the coding sequence ATGGCAAAACAATGGATTGTCGCCACATGGATGGCGTTTATATGCACCCTCTGTCTGGTGCCGATGAGTCATGCCCAACAAGGGGCATTGACCATATCGGCTGATCAGCTGGAGATGAATGACGTTAAGCAGATTGCCATTTTCAAAGGCAATGTGCATGCGGAGGAGGGGGCTATGCAGCTCTTTTCGGACCGTATGTCGGTGCGCTATCGCCCCAGTAAGCCGGGCAGTAATAAACAGGATCGCATCCGCGAAATCCTGGCCACAGGTAATGTGGTGTTACGCCAAGGTGAACATATTGGTCGGGCAGATGTGGCCAAATATAACGTCAAAGGGCGATCACTGATCCTGGAAGGCAAAAAACGTACGGCGGTGGTGCAACGCAACAAGGATCGCCTGGAAGGGCAAAAAATTCTGTTGCAGATGGATGAAAACCGCCAGATCAAGAATGTAAAGGTCGAGGGTGGCCGCCGGGGTCGGGTATCTGCGGTGATCACGCCAGATGGGGATATCAAACCCCAAGAACGGCCTTGA
- the lptC gene encoding LPS export ABC transporter periplasmic protein LptC has product MRKHVKNMFLLTALSIVGVTGWYLTNQDLPGTDELLGNNSFTTEVDAQGKVTGITLTQYDGDKLQWALSAPGANQRLSGWTEIRAPRLTLYTEDGDAIYISALSGRVHASTRAMEFLKDVQVTDQLQRRLTTDRLHFDAKKGELSSDRAFKLVGENIILEGVGLRLLKQARELHVLKRVRLIFLQGTEDLV; this is encoded by the coding sequence GTGCGCAAGCATGTCAAAAATATGTTTTTACTCACCGCTTTGAGTATTGTGGGTGTGACGGGTTGGTATTTAACCAATCAAGATCTGCCCGGTACCGATGAGCTGCTGGGCAATAACAGCTTTACAACAGAGGTTGATGCCCAAGGTAAAGTCACGGGCATTACCCTGACCCAATATGATGGGGATAAATTACAATGGGCCCTAAGTGCTCCTGGGGCCAATCAGCGTCTGAGTGGCTGGACAGAAATTCGTGCACCAAGGTTAACGCTCTATACGGAAGATGGTGATGCCATCTACATTTCAGCGTTATCAGGGCGGGTGCATGCCAGTACCCGAGCCATGGAATTTCTGAAGGATGTACAGGTTACCGATCAGCTGCAACGGCGGCTGACGACAGACCGATTGCACTTTGATGCCAAAAAGGGGGAGCTTTCCTCGGACAGGGCGTTTAAACTGGTTGGCGAAAATATAATCCTTGAAGGTGTGGGGCTCCGTCTGTTAAAACAGGCACGAGAATTGCATGTGCTTAAGCGGGTACGTTTGATTTTTCTCCAAGGCACCGAGGATCTGGTGTGA
- a CDS encoding DUF3369 domain-containing protein has protein sequence MNDMLDELGLAPEAPSSSEPEGTSVLEPWKVMVIDDDEDVHALTQLVLKDVQFGGRSIQFIHGHSGAEAQTLIAQHSDTAVLFLDVVMEQDQAGLQAVKYIREELKNHLVRIILRTGQPGHAPETSVIIDYDINDYKEKSDLSARKLVTVLIASLRNYRDLKTIEQSRAGLARIIDSTNQLFEVSSLQRLASGILMQLVGILGMEENSLMACPTGGLAAVDDAVSGWRIIAGTGHFEAYQNQFLNETGLCEAESACIRTVLERGQNRFEKDTFAGLFKTSGGKRALILLKGSRPLSEMDQDLIRIFSSNISLAFENLNLHHEVLETQQEITFTLGEVIEMRCKETGSHVQRVAESCYLLARYLGFSEEEAQTLRQAAPLHDLGKIAIPDEILHKPGRLDPGEMDQVRDHSEFGYKVLKRAERSVLKMAAIIALEHHERWDGTGYPKGIKGEDIHPFARITALIDVFDSLLHPRVYKAAWPLEQVLELIKQERGSAFEPAVVDMFLDNLPGFMAIQGRAGGDTHEVVCA, from the coding sequence ATGAACGATATGCTTGATGAACTGGGTTTGGCACCAGAGGCTCCATCCTCATCTGAGCCTGAGGGCACCTCTGTATTGGAACCCTGGAAGGTGATGGTGATTGATGATGATGAGGATGTGCATGCCTTAACCCAGCTGGTGCTTAAGGATGTGCAGTTTGGCGGGCGATCGATCCAGTTTATTCATGGACATTCCGGTGCAGAGGCGCAAACCCTGATCGCGCAACATTCAGATACCGCTGTGCTGTTCCTGGATGTGGTGATGGAGCAGGATCAAGCGGGTTTGCAGGCTGTAAAATATATTCGTGAGGAGCTTAAAAACCATCTGGTCCGTATTATTCTCCGCACTGGGCAGCCGGGGCATGCCCCTGAAACCTCCGTGATCATTGACTATGATATTAATGATTATAAAGAAAAAAGTGACTTAAGTGCGCGCAAGTTGGTGACGGTACTGATCGCCTCACTGCGCAATTATCGGGATTTAAAAACCATTGAGCAGAGCCGAGCGGGGCTAGCCCGGATTATTGACTCCACCAATCAACTGTTTGAGGTCTCCTCCCTACAGCGGTTGGCGTCGGGTATTTTAATGCAGTTGGTGGGGATACTGGGGATGGAGGAGAACTCTTTAATGGCTTGCCCCACCGGCGGCTTGGCTGCGGTAGATGATGCGGTTAGTGGTTGGCGCATCATTGCAGGGACTGGGCATTTTGAGGCCTACCAGAATCAATTTCTTAATGAAACAGGGTTATGTGAAGCCGAAAGTGCGTGTATTCGCACGGTGTTGGAGCGTGGTCAAAATCGGTTTGAAAAAGATACCTTTGCTGGGCTGTTCAAGACAAGCGGGGGTAAGCGCGCGTTGATCTTACTCAAAGGCAGTCGGCCTTTAAGTGAGATGGATCAGGATCTGATTCGTATTTTTTCATCCAACATCAGTCTGGCTTTTGAGAACCTGAATCTGCATCACGAAGTGTTGGAAACCCAGCAGGAGATTACCTTTACCTTGGGTGAGGTGATTGAAATGCGCTGTAAAGAGACCGGGAGCCATGTTCAGCGCGTGGCGGAGAGCTGTTATCTGTTAGCCCGTTATTTAGGGTTTTCAGAGGAGGAAGCTCAGACACTGCGACAAGCGGCCCCTCTTCACGATTTGGGAAAAATTGCCATTCCTGATGAAATTCTTCATAAACCGGGCCGGTTGGACCCTGGGGAGATGGATCAGGTGCGTGACCACTCCGAATTTGGCTATAAGGTGTTAAAACGGGCTGAACGCAGTGTGCTAAAGATGGCCGCTATCATCGCTCTGGAACATCATGAGCGATGGGATGGTACCGGATACCCCAAAGGGATAAAGGGGGAGGATATTCACCCTTTTGCACGCATTACCGCCCTGATTGATGTGTTTGATTCGCTACTCCACCCCAGGGTTTATAAAGCGGCCTGGCCATTGGAGCAGGTGTTGGAGCTTATTAAACAGGAGCGGGGCAGCGCGTTTGAGCCCGCCGTGGTGGATATGTTTTTAGATAACTTGCCTGGGTTTATGGCCATTCAGGGTCGTGCAGGGGGGGATACCCATGAGGTGGTGTGTGCCTAA